One window of the Nocardia huaxiensis genome contains the following:
- a CDS encoding prephenate dehydrogenase: MTGHPKPAVCVLGTGLIGGSVLRAAAGAGYRAWGYNRSEIGAKAARADGYDVISDSEEVLRRAAERDALIVIGVPMPALGTILSDIRSFAPDCQLTDVVSVKAPVAELVHRHELGKHFVGGHPMAGTSESGWAASTPDLFSGAAWALSVDEGVRAEPWTRVARLALDCGAVVVPVLNAEHDRAVARISHLPHVLAEALAVEGAAGGNLALGLAAGSFRDGTRVAATAPDLVRAICEPNAAALLEVLEDTLRVLGEARDSLRANGTIADLVEAGHAARVDYDDNQRWAITGIRPGDHDWLAQLAEAGRRGGVVKSLD; this comes from the coding sequence ATGACGGGCCATCCGAAACCAGCTGTGTGTGTCCTCGGTACCGGATTGATCGGCGGCTCGGTGCTACGCGCCGCAGCTGGGGCGGGGTATCGGGCGTGGGGATACAACCGGTCGGAGATCGGTGCGAAGGCCGCGCGCGCCGACGGCTACGACGTGATCAGCGATAGCGAAGAGGTCCTGCGGCGGGCCGCGGAACGGGATGCGCTGATCGTGATCGGCGTGCCCATGCCGGCGCTGGGGACGATCCTGTCCGATATCCGGTCCTTCGCGCCGGACTGCCAGCTCACCGATGTGGTGAGCGTGAAGGCGCCGGTGGCCGAACTCGTGCACCGGCACGAGCTGGGCAAGCATTTCGTGGGCGGGCATCCGATGGCGGGGACCAGCGAATCCGGCTGGGCCGCATCCACACCCGACCTGTTCAGCGGCGCGGCCTGGGCATTGAGCGTGGACGAGGGGGTGCGAGCCGAGCCGTGGACGCGGGTCGCGCGGCTGGCCCTGGACTGCGGGGCAGTCGTGGTTCCGGTGCTGAACGCCGAGCACGATCGGGCGGTCGCGCGAATCTCGCACCTGCCGCATGTACTGGCCGAGGCGCTGGCCGTCGAAGGGGCGGCGGGCGGGAATCTCGCGCTGGGGCTGGCGGCCGGGTCGTTCCGGGACGGAACCAGGGTGGCCGCGACCGCGCCGGATCTCGTGCGCGCCATCTGCGAACCGAACGCGGCCGCGCTGCTCGAGGTGCTGGAGGACACGCTGCGGGTGCTCGGCGAGGCACGCGACTCGCTGCGGGCGAACGGGACCATTGCCGATCTGGTCGAAGCCGGGCACGCCGCGCGGGTCGACTACGACGACAACCAGCGGTGGGCCATCACGGGAATCCGCCCCGGCGACCATGATTGGCTGGCGCAGCTGGCCGAGGCCGGGCGACGCGGCGGAGTCGTGAAGTCCCTGGACTGA
- a CDS encoding tRNA adenosine deaminase-associated protein: MAAQRSSTNRAASDEYDDVEGFAVAVVREEANWKVTPLTSAALHSLSAAENELRALRSSGATFGLLDVDDEFFIILRPGPTGSRILLSDATAAIDYDIAADVLEELNIEIPDIDPDELDEVDPWEEGDLGVLADLGLPEPVLAVILAETDLYPDEQLGMIAQRLGFANEFSATLDKLPR, encoded by the coding sequence ATGGCAGCACAACGCTCGAGCACGAACAGGGCGGCGTCGGACGAATACGACGACGTGGAAGGGTTCGCCGTGGCGGTTGTCCGCGAAGAAGCCAACTGGAAAGTGACGCCGCTGACGTCGGCGGCACTGCACAGTCTGTCCGCGGCAGAGAACGAGTTGCGCGCTCTGCGAAGTTCCGGCGCGACCTTCGGTCTGCTCGACGTCGACGACGAATTCTTCATCATCCTGCGCCCCGGCCCCACCGGCAGCCGCATCCTGCTGTCGGACGCCACCGCCGCCATCGACTACGACATCGCCGCGGACGTCCTCGAGGAACTGAACATCGAGATCCCCGACATCGACCCGGACGAACTCGACGAGGTCGACCCGTGGGAGGAGGGCGATCTCGGCGTCCTCGCCGACCTCGGCCTCCCCGAACCGGTCCTGGCCGTCATCCTCGCCGAAACCGACCTCTACCCCGACGAACAGCTCGGCATGATCGCCCAGCGCCTCGGCTTCGCCAACGAATTCTCCGCCACCCTGGACAAACTCCCCCGCTGA
- a CDS encoding nucleoside deaminase has translation MSLGESALHADEEMIRAAIAAASLADPRDVPVGAVVFDREGRELARAANAREALGDPTAHAEVLALRQAAHVHGDGWRLEGATLAVTLEPCTMCAGAIVLSRVDKIIFGAWEPKTGAVGSLWDVVRDRRLNHRPQVRAGVLESECAALLDVFFKSQRS, from the coding sequence ATGAGCCTCGGCGAATCCGCCCTGCACGCCGACGAGGAGATGATCCGCGCGGCCATCGCAGCCGCATCCCTCGCCGACCCCCGCGATGTCCCCGTAGGCGCAGTGGTTTTCGACCGCGAAGGCCGCGAACTGGCCCGAGCCGCCAACGCCCGCGAAGCCCTCGGCGACCCCACGGCTCACGCCGAAGTCCTGGCCCTCCGCCAAGCCGCCCACGTCCACGGCGACGGCTGGCGCCTGGAAGGCGCAACCCTGGCGGTAACCCTCGAGCCGTGCACCATGTGCGCCGGCGCCATAGTCCTGTCCCGAGTAGACAAAATCATCTTCGGCGCCTGGGAGCCGAAAACCGGTGCGGTCGGTTCCCTCTGGGACGTGGTCCGTGACCGACGTCTCAACCACCGCCCCCAAGTCCGAGCCGGCGTCCTCGAATCCGAATGTGCCGCACTCCTGGACGTTTTCTTCAAATCCCAACGCTCCTGA
- a CDS encoding alpha/beta fold hydrolase: MLVMHGIHDPVYDRAHQEALATRFGGPARVETTDAPRAFHTPTLTAPELTDPLLRQFLDGLPA, encoded by the coding sequence GTGCTGGTCATGCACGGGATTCACGATCCCGTGTACGACCGCGCGCACCAGGAGGCGCTCGCGACGCGCTTCGGTGGGCCCGCGCGGGTTGAAACCACCGACGCGCCAAGGGCTTTCCACACACCGACGCTCACGGCACCGGAACTGACCGATCCGCTGCTGCGGCAATTCCTCGACGGGCTGCCGGCGTGA
- a CDS encoding alpha/beta fold hydrolase, which yields MREARPWTRRCGGCSTSRWRRSIGSSPRLAWARAHGDPGTPFDYWRLADDAWAVIDHLGLDRIAIAGHFSGGWTAMRMALQQPSRVRGLVIVGSRADPYDSYDRIGYEAVIMDGWIQGDNPLEHVAVPIASSTIRPDPEPRRYWLDNG from the coding sequence ATGCGCGAGGCGCGACCATGGACTCGGAGATGTGGGGGTTGCAGCACGAGTCGCTGGCGCCGGAGCATCGGGTCATCGCCTCGACTCGCGTGGGCACGGGCACACGGAGATCCGGGGACGCCGTTCGACTACTGGAGGCTCGCCGACGATGCGTGGGCCGTCATCGACCATCTCGGGCTGGATCGAATCGCGATCGCCGGGCACTTCTCCGGCGGGTGGACGGCGATGCGCATGGCACTGCAGCAACCCTCTCGAGTGCGGGGACTCGTGATCGTCGGCTCCCGCGCCGACCCCTACGACTCCTATGATCGGATCGGCTACGAAGCGGTCATCATGGACGGCTGGATTCAGGGTGACAACCCTCTCGAACATGTCGCGGTGCCGATTGCCTCCTCGACGATCCGCCCTGATCCGGAACCCCGCCGGTACTGGCTCGATAATGGCTGA
- a CDS encoding MMPL family transporter — MSVYLYRWGKFAFRRKWIVLPVWLLLFLVLGGLGTALKEPMSNDFSMPELPSARANDILDKHFPGASEAFKFEAVTGTYVIQAPAGQKLTDKANVDAINALIDKVGALDIVNHDKPLQNPVTATEEMGCLGTDRDVSKCTSAPLNVLGKTSPDTVAVLNVPFTIPSFNDVTDENRDAAYNAAQVARDAGLTVEMSGSIAQKQEQPSGKSEMIGMAVALVVMMVAFGAIVASFVPIFTAIIGLGAASSLIFVGTSFIEVPSFTTFLASMIGIALSIDYALFIVSRYKSELAVQDSPEEAAGVALGTAGSAVVFAGLTVIIALGALSVVGVEFMTFMGLGGAIAAAFAVLTAITLMPALMGAFGRFLFKPKLPLVAKHDPSDDTSVSNGTRFARLIGKAPALTLGISVVVLGLLAAPAAGLQLGLPGDDSLPTHSTVRKAYDIRTEGFGEGSNGVLMVVADLADVAPADRENAANALRKKLEGYSGMDYVTAPQFSKDGKGAMLNAVPKFGPNNQDTKDLVSEARDAESGLASDYPGMAYGITGTTAIYADVDHVLLSKIVPYLALVAGAAFLLLILVFRSILVPLTAALGFLLSMAATFGATVLIFQEGALGLIADPHPLVSFLPIMLIGLVFGLAMDYQVFLVTRMREEFVHGKSPKEAMITGYHHGARVVTSAAIIMISVFGSFILESDATAKSFGFALAAGVLFDAFIVRMVLIPSLLVLMGKWAWWMPKWLDRILPDIDVEGAKLRELQQKPAVELTKEPVSVG; from the coding sequence GTGTCCGTATACCTCTACCGGTGGGGCAAATTCGCGTTCCGCCGCAAATGGATAGTCCTGCCCGTCTGGCTCCTGCTGTTCCTGGTGCTGGGCGGCCTGGGAACCGCGCTGAAGGAGCCGATGAGCAATGACTTCAGCATGCCCGAGCTGCCCTCGGCCCGCGCCAACGACATCCTCGACAAGCACTTCCCCGGCGCCTCGGAAGCCTTCAAATTCGAGGCCGTGACCGGCACCTACGTCATTCAGGCGCCCGCTGGCCAGAAGCTCACCGACAAGGCCAACGTCGACGCCATCAACGCGCTCATCGACAAGGTCGGCGCGCTCGACATCGTCAATCACGACAAGCCGCTGCAGAACCCGGTCACCGCGACCGAGGAGATGGGCTGCCTCGGGACGGATCGCGATGTCTCCAAGTGCACCTCGGCTCCGCTGAACGTGCTGGGCAAGACCTCGCCCGATACCGTCGCGGTGCTCAATGTGCCGTTCACGATTCCCTCGTTCAACGATGTCACCGACGAGAACCGCGACGCCGCCTACAACGCGGCCCAGGTCGCGCGGGACGCCGGGCTGACCGTCGAGATGAGCGGCTCCATCGCGCAGAAGCAGGAGCAGCCCAGCGGCAAGTCCGAGATGATCGGCATGGCCGTGGCGCTCGTGGTCATGATGGTCGCCTTCGGCGCGATCGTGGCCTCCTTCGTGCCGATCTTCACCGCCATCATCGGGCTCGGCGCGGCCAGCTCGCTGATCTTCGTCGGCACCTCGTTCATCGAGGTTCCGAGCTTCACCACCTTCCTCGCCTCGATGATCGGCATCGCGCTGTCCATCGACTACGCGCTGTTCATCGTGTCCCGCTACAAATCCGAACTGGCCGTTCAGGATTCACCCGAGGAAGCCGCCGGCGTGGCGCTCGGCACCGCGGGTTCGGCGGTCGTGTTCGCCGGCCTGACCGTGATCATCGCGCTGGGTGCGCTCAGCGTGGTCGGCGTCGAGTTCATGACGTTCATGGGTCTCGGCGGCGCCATCGCGGCCGCGTTCGCGGTGCTCACCGCCATCACGCTGATGCCGGCGCTGATGGGCGCGTTCGGCCGCTTCCTGTTCAAGCCGAAGCTGCCGCTGGTCGCCAAGCACGACCCGTCCGACGACACCTCGGTGTCCAACGGCACCCGCTTCGCGCGGCTGATCGGCAAGGCTCCGGCGCTCACGCTGGGCATCAGCGTGGTCGTGCTCGGCCTGCTCGCCGCACCCGCCGCCGGCCTGCAACTGGGCCTGCCGGGCGACGACAGCCTGCCCACGCACTCCACCGTGCGCAAGGCGTACGACATCCGCACCGAAGGCTTCGGTGAGGGCAGCAACGGCGTGCTCATGGTGGTCGCCGATCTCGCCGACGTCGCACCGGCCGACCGCGAGAACGCGGCCAACGCCCTGCGCAAGAAGCTCGAGGGCTACTCGGGCATGGATTACGTGACCGCGCCGCAGTTCAGCAAGGACGGCAAGGGCGCCATGCTCAACGCGGTCCCGAAGTTCGGCCCCAACAACCAGGACACCAAGGATCTGGTGAGCGAGGCCCGCGACGCCGAAAGCGGCCTGGCCTCCGATTACCCCGGCATGGCGTACGGCATCACCGGCACCACCGCCATCTACGCCGATGTCGACCACGTCCTGCTCAGCAAGATCGTGCCCTACCTGGCGCTCGTCGCCGGCGCGGCCTTCCTGCTGCTGATCCTGGTCTTCCGCTCGATCCTGGTCCCGCTGACCGCCGCCCTCGGCTTCCTGCTCTCCATGGCGGCCACCTTCGGCGCGACGGTCCTGATCTTCCAGGAAGGCGCCCTCGGCCTGATCGCCGACCCGCACCCGCTGGTCAGCTTCCTCCCGATCATGTTGATCGGCTTGGTCTTCGGCCTCGCCATGGACTACCAGGTCTTCCTGGTGACCCGCATGCGCGAAGAATTCGTGCACGGCAAGTCCCCCAAGGAAGCCATGATCACCGGCTACCACCACGGCGCCCGCGTCGTGACCTCCGCCGCGATCATCATGATCTCCGTCTTCGGCTCCTTCATCCTGGAATCCGACGCCACCGCCAAGTCCTTCGGCTTCGCCCTGGCAGCAGGCGTCCTCTTCGACGCCTTCATCGTCCGCATGGTCCTCATCCCCTCCCTCCTCGTCCTCATGGGCAAGTGGGCCTGGTGGATGCCGAAGTGGCTCGACCGCATCCTCCCCGACATCGACGTGGAAGGCGCGAAACTCCGCGAGCTCCAGCAAAAGCCCGCAGTCGAACTCACCAAGGAACCGGTCTCGGTGGGCTGA